GACGAGGCGCGAAGGTGACCTGGAGTGAAGCTGACAAGCAACTGCTAGAGACGTGGGTTGAGTCAGATCCTCGCACCTACAACAGCACTCAACTCGCCCGTAAGCTGCAACAACAAAAGCAAATCATACTCTCACCCGATTGGATTCGACGGGTGATGAAAAAAAGGGCTTTCGTTGGAAACGCACCCGCCATAGTCAGCGAAACAAACAGGACTTGCTCCAGAAGCAATCCAAGCAAGCAGACTTAGAACTGTTGCAGCAAGACGCACAAGAGCAACACATCGAGCTGAAGTATTTAGATGAATCGGGGTTTTGTCTGTGGAGCCCGGTGAGCTACAGCTACAGTCGCATCAGGACCCAGAAATGCCTGGAGCAAACGCAGCAACGCTACGGGAGTCGAATTAGCATTTTGGGTCTTTGGCAACCGGATGAACGCTTCGAGTATGCCCTGGTACAAGGAGGATTTAAGAGCGCAAGCTACATCAACGTGATGGATTGGGTTGCAGCGAGAGCGGCTGAAACACTCCAACAAACGGGACGGCTCACCGTTATCGTGCAAGACAATGGACCCATTCACACCAGCAAACTCGTCCGTCACCAGTGGTCACGGTGGCAAGAACAAGGATTATTCATTTTCTTTTTGCCTGCTTATTGCTCACAGATGAACCCTATCGAAGGACAGTGGCATCAACTCAAGGCGCATGAAATTGCATGACGAATGTTTGACAATGAATATGACTTAGCCCTTGCTGTGATGAATGGTATGGAATCACGAAGTCAACAAAGTGGATATACGCTAGAGCGTTTTAAGTTTAAATTATCCTAGCTACTTACAAGGTCTCATCAGTCCGACTCCAACCCGGACAAGCCTACTTCACTCCCGCTGTCTCTTTGGGTGAAAGGAAGCCCTATGCCAATGTTTATCTGGCCTTTGCTCATGACCAAACCAGTGATGAGGATTGGGTGATTGTCAGTGACGAACCGACCACTTTACAAACCTTTGCCCAATACCGACTCAGGTTCCAAGTGGAAGAATCCTTTTTAGACCTCAAATCTAATGGCTTCAGCCTCGAGGCGTCACGCTTACGAGACAAGTTTGCGTTGACTCAACTGTGTGGTGTCATCGCTCTGATGATGCTGTTTCTGGTGCTGCAAGGCACTCAGGTGGTGACATCAGGCCAGCATCGTTTAGTCGACGCTTACTGGAGTCGGGGCATGAGTTACCTCAAGTTAGGCTGGAATTGGATTTGTCTAGCTCTCACTCGACAGTGGAAACTCTCTCTTTTTCAGTTTCTATCGAGTGCGCCCGACCCGCAACCTGCGATCGCTTCTCAACGACAACGTGATCGCCTCTTAAATCGTGAATTTACCGTTCTTAGCCGCATTCCAGCTTCTTAGTTTTGTCAGTCAAGCAGCTCCAAAGCCAGCAGGTGCAGTTTTCAATAGAATCACACGAATTGAAACACGAACCTTTCCAAGACTTGCATCATCGTCAACTTTGGACAACGAACTCACTGTCTGAGCACCGTTTACAATAGAAGCGCCCTTAAAACTAAATATTCCAGAAGAACGTGACGCTGCTCCTGCAGGTGCTTTGGCAGCCTCCTCAGCTACCAAGGTAATACCGTTGTTGAAGTACCAAAAGTTTTCAGGAGCAGTTGCTGCGGTCTGTTTGATTTGGCTGTTAACTTCAGTGCCACCTAGAGACTGTCGAATATTCTTAGCCAATAACCCTTTCCCGTGTGTCTTTCACCACTCCTTCAACTGCAAGCCATCCACTATTCCAAAATAAGCAGGGTATGGAGTGGCAACATATGACCAGTCCAATATATTAGCATCAAGAGTTAGATTGCCTTGAAAGGGATCAGAGGCAAGTTTAGAGTAAACTTCTGATAAACCCATGATTTCACTTGATGCAATAGCATCCGGATCATCACCATTTATCTCATCTAAGACTTTTTGAATTACTGACTGGCCATGTTTAGCAAGCGAACTTGCTCCAGTAGATATCAGTACAAGATGAACAGATGTTCCGGGTATATTGATTCTTATAAAGATATCGCTTAGTGGCCCCTGTAGCCCTGAATCAAAGCTTGTTTGGTCTTGTTCAATAACGTCCTTAACACCTTTCGTAAACGCGCCAATATCTTTGGCCTCTGGCTCCCCTGAGCCTTTGGAAATCCATTTTGACTGCACAAGTATGACTCTAGAGTCTGATGGATCGAAATACGCTGCATCTATACCGTTATCGCCAGAACCATCCCATACGGCTGTAGCTGCCTCCTTTTCACTGCAACCAGTTTGAAGATAGATAGCAAATGCTGCAAGGCATCGACTGAGTATTTTAGTCTCTCGTTGTGAGTCATTTGTACCGATCTTACTTAAATCAAGATGGGCCTCAAACATCTCAAGGAGCTTGCTCTTAATTTGCTTGACTTTCAACGATGACATCTACTGTTACTCCTAGAAGGTAATACAAAAAGAGAACGATTTGGTTTCGAGTGCGACTACATCTGAGAATGGCTTGCAACTCACTTGCTTTAGTCTCGCGATCGCCAACTACAAATTTTTTCGTTATCCTGCCCCACATTTTCGTCCATCATAATGAACCGCTCAGTTAGCTTCCTATCTTTGAATTCCATTCGTATCTCAACTGATCTAGTGTCGTCCTTGTCTGTCCAAATCAACGTCCCAAAACTTGGATCTTGATAAGTTAAAAAAGGCTGGTCGGGTGGTTTACTAATCTGCTCCTGAGTCTCCTCTGGGGATGAGCCAATAGGTACGGTAAGAATACGATTAAAAAGCTCACTGTCAGCAATGGCCTGTGGCAGCTCGCAAGGCTTGCCAGCAGGTACCAATGTTTTGCCATTGACAACAGTTGTTCCTGGGGACTGGGCAGTTGCAACTGTACTTGGGGTTGCAGGGGATGGGTTTTGAGTTGCTGTTGGCGTTCGACCACAGCCCAACAATGCCAAGGTAAACGCGATCGCAACTAACGGGGAATACCTCATACTTTTCACTCGTCAGGGCATATACAAAATATCACTGTTGGGGTTGAGGCTGCGGCGTTTGCGCTGGTTCAGGTTGTGGAGCTGGAGCGCTACCAACAAAACTACTCCAAAGTACTTGCCCGGTTAGACCTACACTGTTCTGCGAGGCATGACTCAAGAACTCCTCCTTTGACTGATAGGGAGCACCGTTCTTAATTGCTCTGATTTGGCTTTCGGTGACGACTCCAAACCGCTTTTTGATGTCATCGTTCGATGGATTGCCTGCCAGGAATTCATTAACCTGCTTCAGGGTTTTAGTATCTGCCACGGTGGATGTCACCTTTGGGGCACCGACACGCCTGAGATCAATGCCACAAGAGCCAAAGTTAGCTAGCCGCTCACCGGCGGTCGGATGTTTGGAGCGATCGAAAACTTCGCTTTTTTCATCCAAAGCTTGATTGACTACGGCATTATAGATGAGCTCATAATCTGCCTTGGTTGCCGCTAGCTGAGTCTGTAGGTTTTGAGGAAGCTGGGAAACGTCGCCGCTTAGGATGGCATTAGCATACTTGCGGGTCAGGATGGTATTGCCAACGCCATCTTCACCCAGTGCCATTACAGCAGCCAAATCACGCTTGAGCTTTTGCTGAAGTCCTGGGTCTTGCAACAACTTGCTGCTGAACATCCCCCCGATCGCGGCTTGGGTAAAAGTAGCTGAGTCGAGCTGAGCGATCGCTGTAGTCGTTTCAGCCGTTTCTCCACTTTCCGGTACTGTTGGGGGATTGGCTCGTCTCGCCCCGAATCGTCTACCCTACGAATCAGCTCTAAGGCTGTTCAGCATTTATAAAAAATTCTTCTATTCCAGATATGTCCAGCTTTAGAAATCCATCTTGCAAGGTAATAACTCGATAAATTAGCTCTGAATCACCAGATTCATCAGCTTCGCGTAGAATCTCATTCAACGTAATAATCAGAGCTTTTGTATTCCAGATTTTACGAGAGTTGTTTCCGGCGTTGCAGAATAGAAGTATGAATTGAGGCTATTCTTGATGCAATGTCCTGAGTGTGGCTCCACTCATATCCGTAAGAATGGGAAAAAGCGAGGTAAACAGAATCACATCTGCGTGACTTGCTCTCGCCAGTTCCTCGACCACTACGAGCCTCACCTAGGCTACTCGGATGAGGTCAAACGAGAATGCTTGAAGATGTACGTCAACGGCATGGGATTCCGTGGCATTGAACGAGGTCATTGCGAGTGCATCACACCACTGTGATTAACTGGGTCAAACAAGTGGCTCAGCATCTCCCCGATGCTTATGACCCAGAAACAGTTCCGCAGGTCGGAGAACTGGATGAACTGGAAACCTTTGTTGGGGCTAAAAAAACAAAATCTGGCTCTGGACGGCAGTTGACCACTTCACCTGTGGAATTTTAGGGTGGGTGTTAGGGGATCACAGCGCCGAGACCTTTACTCCCTTATGGGCAATTGTCGCTCAATGGCAGTGCTACTTCTATGTGACGGATGGATGGAGTGTTTATCCTGGTTTTATTCCAGAGGGTGACCAGATTGTGAGCAAGACCTACATGACCCGAGTCGAGTCAGAAAATACCCGCTTACGGCACTATCTAGCTCGTCTGCATCGCAAGACGTTGTGCTATTCCAAGAACGAGGAAATGCTGAGACACTCGATTCGCTTGTTACTTCACTACTTGAAATTCTGGGATGTACCTGTTCCAGCTTAGTTCATACCTTCATTCAGCAATGCCTTGTTTCCTTCCTCTAGTTTTTTAAGCAATGTCTCCAGAAACTCTAGCGTGGACAATGGATTTCGGTACGCTTTATAACTTAACCATTCAAGAAAATCATGAATATCGCGTCTCTCTACAAGAACTGGCAAAGCATTAAGAAATGCAACGACCAGTTCGTGCTGAATAGCTTCCCTATTACTCTCCTTGCCAAAGCATTCCTCAACTTCTTGAAGAACCAAGTCCGACATATTAGCTTGTTGTAAGATATTAATTAGTCCGGTATGACAAGCTGTTGTATGTTGCCGTTCGTCCAAATTAGATTTAAAGACTTGGGCAGCTCCTTTCCAAGCATCAGCATTAGTTGTTCTCAAAGTGCTAAAGAGCCGTTCTTGACTAATGTATCTCGCCAAACTAGCTAATGTTGCAAGACGACCCCAAACACTGCCAGCTTCTTCAACGCCCTCATTTAGAAGACGGTTCAAATATGGTTCAACTAGATTGAAATTTTCCCGATACTGATAGTAGAAACAAAGCTCTGCATACTCCCAAAGACGAGGTTGTGGCTCTTGAAAGACAGCAGCTAGCAATTTCCATCCAAGACTGGGGTGTTTATATATAAGAAAAGGAAGCCGTTCGAGAACAGGAATCCGCACGTAGATTGCCGGATCACGAGCAAGATGGTGCAGAAGAGATGGTAGTAACTCAGGCAGTTCCTGTTCTTGCTCTAAAAGCTTATTACAAAGGATCATTGCACTCTCAGCTGCAACACCACAAGGTGAGTTGATAGCAGTGGAGCGGAGATCTCGGCTATCGTTACTAGTCTGCCTATCGCTAGGAAATTTAGCACGAAGCCAAAAGAGCAATAACGTTAGGCGCTCAGCTGAGATCGAATTTTCTAGAACAACGCAGCAAGCTTCTAGGGCTGAACTAACTACTTTAAGATCTTTCCAGATGATGCGATATCGCTCTAGTAAGCAAAGCAAAGCAGATGCAAGCATACCTCCTTCAGGTAATGGCTCCATGGGTTCCCACGGCTTGCTTGGACTAAGATTGCTGAATCGGTAGCGTAGATGAACTGCAATACCTTCAATAAGAGCGTGTATGTGCTCCTGACACAAATTTTTCTCTATAAACCAAGGAAATAAGCTTAAAAAGCGTATAGGTTCAAGTGAACAGGCTTCACGTACAACACTTCTTACCTCACTAAACCCACCCACTAAGTCTCGATCAAACGGGTCTCGCATTGGGTATTGCTCGTAGTATTGCAATAAGCGCAAAAGAGCTTGATCCGAAAGCCTGAGTAAGTCTTGAGGGGAGAATGGCGGCATTACCAAACCACCAGAACTTTGAATCGTTGGTGAAGGTTGGGTATAGCCCAAACGATTTTGCCAAATGTCAATAAAAGCTTGGGTTGTCGATGTTCGAAATATTGAGGGAATTAAGGAGAGAAGGTTGTATGCCTTGCGAGAAGCCCAAACTACCACGTCATTGCTCTCATTTTGATATTGAAGAGAATACATGGCTATATTTTCAGTCCGTAATGCTGAAACAAGCTCTTGGTTAGTTGTTTGCACTGATTCAGAGATATAGGGGTAGGCCATCTGCATTAACTTCCCTAATTCATAACTAAGATCGCTCTCGTTAAGGAGTACTCGATCTTGGAGTTGAGCCTCTATCCCAAATATATTTTCTTCAAGATTTTCTTTGTAAGCTTGAATTAAGAGGTAACGAATGCCAGCTTCTTGACTGCCGCGTAGGCTTAGCTCGTTTGCCTGCCACCAAACGTCATTCTGCCGAGATCGCTGTTTCAGCGCTTCCTCTAAGGCACTGAATAGAACCTTAAGATTATCTCCAGAATGAATGTCTTGCCTGCTGTGCTTATATATCCAAGATGTATCACGCAAAAACTCGTTTTTCAGACTGCCTTCGTCGCAGTCCATAAAGCGGTTATTGCTCCAATCTTCTAGGCTAACTAGCGCTAGCGTTAGAAGCTTCTCGGACGTGACTAAGCGTTCTGCCAAGAAATTTTCTGTATAAAAAGTGTGAGGTGTACAACGCAATTTATTACGCAGGTCCAAGCGCCCCTCATGTTCAGAGAAAATGTCCTTAGTAATATATCTCCAGAGCAAATCATCCCCAGAGTTCGTAGCTTCCACCCATTGGCTAAGAGACTTGCCGAGCAAAGAACTGCGATCGCTGTTGGAGTATTGCACTAAGCTTTCTAGCAGTGATTGAATATCCTGGGTACTCCAAGCATTAAATTTGTCTAAGCCGTGGCAAATGATTTCAACAATATGTTGGTTGTCTATCCATTGACATACAATTGCTTCCTGCCATAGCTTAATTACTTCAGTTGGGTATTGATTTGCCCAAGCACCTAATTGCCAACAAAACTGTCGCAACCAGCCTTCTCGCTCCTGCAAGGCTTTGACCTCCGGCAACCAGTATTTTTGAAGGATTTGGAACCAGGCATTTCCATGTACACTTGCAAACAGCCGACGAAATAAATCAGGGTAGCTTTGAAAGATTCGGCGTAATAGCCGCCAATCTTCTGCTCCTGGTTCAATTTCAGCAAGAGACTGACAGATTAAACGTTTAACATGATATGCAACTTCTGTATGTGATAAAACTTCCCATACTTGATGCCTAAACTTACTTGGTTCATGGGTACGTAGAAAGAAGAAAAAAGCCCGGACTACTGGCCGAATGAAGGGAAGTTGAGGATATTCAAGAATGAACTGCGCTAAGGTTTTTCTCTCCGCCAGAGTTGCTCGAACAACAAGACAATCTATTAAAGTTTGATGGCTAAATGACAAAGTACCAGGCACAGGACTCCATAGAACCTCTTGACTAATTAGCCGTCTAACTACATCCTCGCTACACCGAAAAGTTTCTTTATGACAAGATTGGCTTCTGTGTTTCACAAAGTATTTTGCCATGTCCTGCAATGCAGTCATAGCACCATTACCTAAATTAGGATTTTGAACTACTACTTCCTCAACAAAGCTGTCATAGAGTTCGTAAGTTGATGAAGGATTTAACGCTCTACCAAGCTTTGCTAGTTTTTCATACATCTTTAGATTTTGAGGTGAGCTCAGCAATCGTTTAAGTTCGAGGTTAATACTATCAGGATTAATTCCCCAACTAACTAAAAAGCTTTTGACTACAGCATCAAAATCAAGTGGTTGCAAGTAAACTGTGTGTTGCCATGAACGCCCTCTAAGCAAAGGATCATATTGCAAATCAAAACTGCGGCAACCAGCAATTACTGTTACTCCATCAACTTTTTCCAAACGATCAACAAGCCCTAAGAAAACCTTAAGGGCACTGTGTTGTCGGCTTAAAGATAAAACATCAAGGGAATCGATAATGACAACGACTTTGCGGTAACTTGCTAAGCGGGCGCATTGGCCTACAATATCAGTTGGCAAACCTCTTACACTAAGATCTTGCTCATTATCTACATCAGTAAACTGATCACCTTTAATAAATAATAAGCTCCAAGAGCAAGACGGTCGTTCAATATAATCTGCCAGATCCAACAAAACACAGGTTTTACCACTACCAGGACGATCAGATAGTAAGATTACTCGACTCCCTTGTTCAATAAGCTCAATAACTTTGGATAACTCAGTTCGGACAATAGACTTGTTGTCGATTGTACGTGGCCAATGCCGGCCAATATTTGAAGCTAATTCAAAAGTTCTACAAATCTCTGCTTCGCTCAGCTTGGGTGCTAGACTCAAGCCATGTCTATTTAGTTCAGCTAATATATCTTCACGGGTAATTAAGTGCCTTGAATCCCTGAGATTGGTCTCGTGGCTTACTAGATAACGCTCTAATAAAGGCATAGCAAGCTCAGCTCTGGGTAAAATTCGATCCAGAGCTGACTGATTTTGCTGATCCCAATCCTCAAACTCATTAGTTGGGCCAAAGCCTAATCTTTGAGCTAGACTAAAAGCTACTTCCTCCGAACGCTCAAAGATTTTCGATAAGTGCTTTAGAGCTTCAAGCTGGTTCTTTGGTGCATTATGCGTAAAGGCAAAATAGTCAGGAAAATTTTTGCAAGCTTCTACTAAACTTTTAACTTCCCCAAACGGGGATCGAGAATAAAATTTAACTTCCGAATTCTGGCTGAGCTCTAACTGTTTACAAGCTTTTTGCAACTCTTTTTGCAAAGTTTTGTCTGAAAATCTCCAAGCTTCATGATCAGATTGATTCTTTTTTGCTTGGATAAAACATGCTCGCTCTTCCTCAAATAAAATAACTATGTCATCAACAGTAACCTGAAAATTCATTTCTGGTATTCCAGTCGAATTGACTTGAATGCCCCGAATAGAATCATCTTCTAGAAGGCGGATAAGCCAATGCAAAGCGACTCTTAGTTGATATTCATCACCTTGGCTAGAACGTTTCCCTGCAAGACTCATACATCTAGCAATTTGAATTCATTAAAATTTTGAAGAAAGTTGATTTTAACTACTAATTAGTTAAAGAGCTATAAAATATTTATTTCTTTAAAGATATACAGAAGGCACAAAGTAACTTCATATGCTGTAAAGTAGACCTCTTGGGGACGATCGTCCTTTGAATCCATTAGCTCTTTCCTCTCTGTCAGCTTATGTCTCCTGATGACTCCTCAGAGCAAAAAGACGCAATCTATAACGGCGAAACCATCTCTCAACCGCCTCAGCGCCGGACACGGCCCGAACAATTAGAGTTGCTTTGTGGTATCCAGCCTTCACAGGTCAACGTCCACAATGTCCTACTAGTGCTTGAGCTTAGGGGAAGCACTAGTAGGACATTGGAATTGTGAAAACTGTGGCTAGAGTGATAAATAGTTAATGGAGCGCGATCGCTTGACTGGAAAAACTATCCACTAGAAAATCGCTTAAGCGAGGAATCGGACGTACTTTGAGTAATGATACTACTCAGCTAGTCCACCATCTAAAACTTTCCCATGACTTGAAGCATCATTGGGCCTAGCTCAACGCTAGCCTCAGAATTTAGCTCGACCGCGTAGGCTTTGTCGTTTTTTAATTCAAGCTGAAAATGTAATGATGAGGATAAATTGGCACCCTGCTGACGTAAATATTCAATCAAGTTAGGTAAATTCTCTTTGACATGATTCTCTAAGTTTTTAATTGTTCTGGCATAACAATTGCACGTTACCCGAACATCTAAAGAAATGTTAGAAACTGAATAGCCACCTCCCAACAAAGAATATATAGTGCCGTCAGGAACTTGAATGGAAGTTGATATGCCATACTTCCGAAGTTGTGCGATATCCTCATCCGTTACAGGTGTATTCGCAAGCCTGTAACCTTCTGGCACTTTAAATAGTTCAATTGACCTAGGCCAATTATGGTGAATGATTTCAATTAGCCGTTGTTGGGACCAGCTGCCATGACCAATTACATCAAGCATATAAAAATTATCATCTGTCACACGCGCGAAAAGGAGTGGGCCTGTCCTTTTAATAAAGCCAGATTTCTCTATTGAGGTTCCAAGATGGAAATGATGAATTCCCCAATCATTTAATAGAGGATCAGGATCACCGGGAGAGCGAATTTTGTTTAAATGCGGTATTAAATCTTTTCCATGTTTCACTTTTTGACGAATCAGCTTAATTCCTGCTCGATACTTTTTGGGACAAGTAAACTCTTGAGAAACTAAAATCTTCCTTGGTTTTGATTCTATACGTCGCCGAAGCGTATTAAAGTATTGAATACAAGTGTCAATATTTGGATTGACAGAATATCCATCCTTTATCAATCTTTGGTTTAGGATATCTATCCAGTCTTTTTGAAAGTCAATTGTTAGACTTAATTCAGTATTATTCATTGAGGGATTGCTAAAGGTGTCCTTACAGGATAGCTAAACTACACTTCTAGCGAAATTGCCACAGTCACCTGTGAAATCCCATTGCCGCCCGTAAACCCCAGCCACCTAGAACCAAAAGACACCTGACTGACTCAGGGGGGAAAGAAGATATCATCGGCGTTAGCTCTGCACCCCAATACTAACAGTAGAAATTCAGGAGATACGATGGCGCGAGATCCTATCAAGCCGACTCCTCCACAATCTGCCTCAGTAGCTCAAGCTTCCACTACTCCAGCGGCCTCAGCCAAGCCTGCGAGCCCAGCCACTAAACCAACCCTAGGCCCCAAAATCCCCCAGGCTAGTCACAGACCTTCTCCCTTGAAAGAGCAAGCCCGTGATCTCAGGGGGCAACCTGACTACTCGCCAGTGCAAATCATCATTTTGAACGGGGCTTACAAGGGCAAATCTGTGGATTTGGGTTTGGCAGTTAACGAGATCATGCACTCGGAGACGGCGGACTGGGAAGCCCAAGATGGGGATGGCATTCGGGTTGGAATTAATTTCAAGCGCCTCAGCCCTCGCGACATCTCCCTTGCCCTAACCTATTACAGCGCGATCGAGGATGTGTCACATCTGGCAGAGAATCTCAAGCATCTCAAGGAGATTACTGAAGGTGAGAGCAGACCCCCACTCCTACTCTTTACTCAGGGCAGCATGCAGGCAACTGAGTGTGTTTGCACCTCCGTTCAAGACAAGTACTCAGAACCTCACCCCAAACGCAAAGGATTGCGACGGGTAGATGTAGATATCAAGCTGTTACTGGGAGGTGGCAAGAACAGTTCCTATGCGCTTGGTGGTCCCTTAACTAGCACTCCACTCGGAGATGAGCGGGCTCGTACCACCG
This portion of the Trichocoleus desertorum ATA4-8-CV12 genome encodes:
- a CDS encoding ATP-binding protein, giving the protein MSLAGKRSSQGDEYQLRVALHWLIRLLEDDSIRGIQVNSTGIPEMNFQVTVDDIVILFEEERACFIQAKKNQSDHEAWRFSDKTLQKELQKACKQLELSQNSEVKFYSRSPFGEVKSLVEACKNFPDYFAFTHNAPKNQLEALKHLSKIFERSEEVAFSLAQRLGFGPTNEFEDWDQQNQSALDRILPRAELAMPLLERYLVSHETNLRDSRHLITREDILAELNRHGLSLAPKLSEAEICRTFELASNIGRHWPRTIDNKSIVRTELSKVIELIEQGSRVILLSDRPGSGKTCVLLDLADYIERPSCSWSLLFIKGDQFTDVDNEQDLSVRGLPTDIVGQCARLASYRKVVVIIDSLDVLSLSRQHSALKVFLGLVDRLEKVDGVTVIAGCRSFDLQYDPLLRGRSWQHTVYLQPLDFDAVVKSFLVSWGINPDSINLELKRLLSSPQNLKMYEKLAKLGRALNPSSTYELYDSFVEEVVVQNPNLGNGAMTALQDMAKYFVKHRSQSCHKETFRCSEDVVRRLISQEVLWSPVPGTLSFSHQTLIDCLVVRATLAERKTLAQFILEYPQLPFIRPVVRAFFFFLRTHEPSKFRHQVWEVLSHTEVAYHVKRLICQSLAEIEPGAEDWRLLRRIFQSYPDLFRRLFASVHGNAWFQILQKYWLPEVKALQEREGWLRQFCWQLGAWANQYPTEVIKLWQEAIVCQWIDNQHIVEIICHGLDKFNAWSTQDIQSLLESLVQYSNSDRSSLLGKSLSQWVEATNSGDDLLWRYITKDIFSEHEGRLDLRNKLRCTPHTFYTENFLAERLVTSEKLLTLALVSLEDWSNNRFMDCDEGSLKNEFLRDTSWIYKHSRQDIHSGDNLKVLFSALEEALKQRSRQNDVWWQANELSLRGSQEAGIRYLLIQAYKENLEENIFGIEAQLQDRVLLNESDLSYELGKLMQMAYPYISESVQTTNQELVSALRTENIAMYSLQYQNESNDVVVWASRKAYNLLSLIPSIFRTSTTQAFIDIWQNRLGYTQPSPTIQSSGGLVMPPFSPQDLLRLSDQALLRLLQYYEQYPMRDPFDRDLVGGFSEVRSVVREACSLEPIRFLSLFPWFIEKNLCQEHIHALIEGIAVHLRYRFSNLSPSKPWEPMEPLPEGGMLASALLCLLERYRIIWKDLKVVSSALEACCVVLENSISAERLTLLLFWLRAKFPSDRQTSNDSRDLRSTAINSPCGVAAESAMILCNKLLEQEQELPELLPSLLHHLARDPAIYVRIPVLERLPFLIYKHPSLGWKLLAAVFQEPQPRLWEYAELCFYYQYRENFNLVEPYLNRLLNEGVEEAGSVWGRLATLASLARYISQERLFSTLRTTNADAWKGAAQVFKSNLDERQHTTACHTGLINILQQANMSDLVLQEVEECFGKESNREAIQHELVVAFLNALPVLVERRDIHDFLEWLSYKAYRNPLSTLEFLETLLKKLEEGNKALLNEGMN
- a CDS encoding AIPR family protein; protein product: MAKNIRQSLGGTEVNSQIKQTAATAPENFWYFNNGITLVAEEAAKAPAGAASRSSGIFSFKGASIVNGAQTVSSLSKVDDDASLGKVRVSIRVILLKTAPAGFGAA
- a CDS encoding transposase; amino-acid sequence: MMMLFLVLQGTQVVTSGQHRLVDAYWSRGMSYLKLGWNWICLALTRQWKLSLFQFLSSAPDPQPAIASQRQRDRLLNREFTVLSRIPAS
- a CDS encoding IS630 family transposase (programmed frameshift) — translated: MPAPIRIILSEAEDSMLSELRVAQTVPQRTRDRAHMIRLNAQGWNVPAIAEIYECHEHTVRATLRRWQAGGLSGLWEAPRRGAKVTWSEADKQLLETWVESDPRTYNSTQLARKLQQQKQIILSPDWIRRVMKKGFRWKRTRHSQRNKQDLLQKQSKQADLELLQQDAQEQHIELKYLDESGFCLWSPVSYSYSRIRTQKCLEQTQQRYGSRISILGLWQPDERFEYALVQGGFKSASYINVMDWVAARAAETLQQTGRLTVIVQDNGPIHTSKLVRHQWSRWQEQGLFIFFLPAYCSQMNPIEGQWHQLKAHEIA